The following coding sequences lie in one Burkholderia cepacia genomic window:
- a CDS encoding HlyD family secretion protein: protein MSTNPPSASNPPPASPARSRRWPIVLIAGAALLLVALLVYEFDAHERGTDDAYVTGHLHVISPRVAGTVERVLVDDNQFVHAGDPLVRLDPRDFDVRVALQRARVAQARADAMRTKALVEQADATLVSAQADAEKAELDYARARELTRETPRGLSQQEFDAANAARKSARARIDAAQAQQRSAQAAWQAADAVSHQGDADLRDAELQLQYTTVVAPSDGRVGKKTVETGEHVAPGQALLTLVEPHPWVVANFRETQLKHVRAGDAVRLRFDALPDLTFSGHVDSLSPATGGQFALLPPDNATGNFTKVTQRVPVKILLDGQASTEPRIRPGLSVVVTLQSGRDQP, encoded by the coding sequence GTGAGCACGAACCCGCCGAGCGCGTCGAACCCGCCGCCCGCCTCCCCCGCGCGCTCGCGCAGGTGGCCGATCGTCCTGATCGCCGGCGCCGCGCTGCTGCTCGTCGCGCTGCTGGTCTACGAATTCGATGCGCATGAGCGCGGCACCGACGACGCGTACGTGACGGGCCACCTGCATGTGATCTCGCCGCGCGTGGCTGGCACGGTCGAGCGCGTGCTGGTGGACGACAACCAGTTCGTGCATGCGGGCGATCCGCTCGTGCGGCTCGACCCGCGCGATTTCGACGTGCGCGTCGCGCTGCAGCGGGCCCGCGTCGCACAGGCGCGCGCCGATGCGATGCGCACGAAGGCGCTGGTCGAGCAGGCCGACGCGACGCTCGTGTCCGCGCAGGCCGACGCCGAAAAGGCCGAACTCGACTACGCACGGGCGCGCGAACTGACGCGCGAAACGCCGCGCGGGCTGTCGCAACAGGAATTCGATGCGGCCAATGCGGCGCGCAAGTCGGCGCGTGCCCGCATCGATGCGGCGCAAGCGCAACAACGCAGCGCGCAGGCCGCGTGGCAGGCAGCCGATGCGGTGTCGCACCAGGGCGACGCCGACTTGCGCGATGCGGAGCTGCAACTGCAGTACACGACCGTCGTCGCGCCGTCGGACGGCCGCGTCGGCAAGAAGACCGTCGAAACCGGCGAGCACGTCGCGCCGGGCCAGGCGCTGCTCACGCTGGTCGAGCCGCACCCGTGGGTCGTCGCGAACTTCCGCGAAACCCAGCTCAAGCACGTGCGCGCCGGCGACGCCGTGCGCCTGCGTTTCGACGCACTGCCGGACCTGACCTTCAGCGGGCACGTCGACAGCCTTTCGCCCGCGACCGGCGGGCAGTTTGCGCTGTTGCCGCCCGACAACGCGACCGGCAACTTCACGAAGGTCACGCAGCGGGTACCGGTCAAGATCCTGCTCGACGGGCAGGCGTCGACCGAGCCGCGCATCCGGCCCGGCCTGTCGGTCGTCGTCACGCTGCAATCCGGCCGTGACCAGCCATGA
- a CDS encoding efflux transporter outer membrane subunit — protein sequence MRRLAVLLAAGLLGACTIAPQPLVPVPVGTDRFRHADAPGEPAPSLAGWPASFGDAPLVALVDAALAGNFDLRAAAARVDQAQALLGVREAALSPTVGVDPSFNRSRVSGTVDNALPKRTMHNWSVPLNASYEVDLWGRLRGDAEIGRQNVLQADADRAAVRLRVATEVASDYLTLHFVEQDLATLARAIELRRTALDVIAARVRAGAASDLDALRAAADLDTARADLADSRRLRENLVDALAVLAGVSPTGFTVAPTAAAIRVPAVPPGLPSALLAQRPDVYAAARRVDAASLETGVARTAWLPTLTLTAQGGFASRDLGSFLDRNSSLWGLGASVAETLFDGGKRDAAVAAATAGTALADANYRATALGALREVQDALNDIAAQHERIVRYDSAARSTEAAARLSLSRYAHGYVSYLEVIDADRDALNAQRQLIHSRQALAIATVGLVRALGGGWTPPVKAPQDVARRDDRF from the coding sequence ATGAGGCGCCTCGCCGTACTGCTCGCCGCTGGCCTGCTGGGCGCCTGCACGATCGCGCCGCAGCCGCTCGTGCCCGTCCCGGTCGGCACCGACCGGTTCCGCCATGCGGATGCGCCCGGCGAACCGGCGCCGTCGCTCGCCGGGTGGCCCGCGTCGTTCGGCGATGCGCCGCTCGTCGCGCTCGTCGATGCGGCGCTCGCCGGCAACTTCGACCTCCGCGCGGCTGCCGCGCGCGTCGATCAGGCGCAGGCGCTGCTCGGCGTGCGCGAAGCCGCGCTGTCGCCTACCGTCGGTGTCGATCCGTCGTTCAACCGTTCGCGCGTGTCCGGCACGGTCGACAACGCGTTGCCGAAGCGCACGATGCACAACTGGTCGGTGCCGCTCAATGCGAGTTATGAAGTCGATCTGTGGGGCCGCCTGCGCGGCGACGCGGAGATCGGCAGGCAGAACGTGCTGCAGGCCGACGCCGATCGCGCGGCCGTGCGGCTGCGCGTCGCGACCGAGGTCGCGAGCGACTACCTGACGCTGCATTTCGTCGAGCAGGATCTGGCGACGCTCGCCCGTGCGATCGAGCTGCGCCGTACCGCGCTCGACGTGATCGCCGCGCGCGTGCGGGCCGGCGCGGCAAGCGATCTCGACGCGCTGCGCGCGGCGGCCGATCTCGATACCGCACGCGCCGATCTCGCGGACAGCCGGCGACTGCGCGAAAACCTCGTCGACGCGCTCGCGGTGCTGGCCGGCGTGTCGCCGACCGGCTTCACGGTCGCGCCGACCGCCGCCGCGATTCGCGTGCCGGCGGTGCCGCCCGGCCTGCCGTCCGCGCTGCTCGCGCAACGGCCGGACGTCTACGCGGCGGCGCGGCGGGTCGATGCGGCATCGCTCGAAACCGGGGTTGCCCGCACCGCGTGGCTGCCCACGCTGACCCTGACAGCCCAGGGCGGGTTCGCGAGCCGCGATCTCGGTTCGTTTCTCGACCGCAACAGCTCGCTGTGGGGGCTCGGGGCGAGCGTGGCCGAAACGCTGTTCGACGGCGGCAAGCGCGACGCGGCGGTCGCCGCCGCGACGGCCGGCACGGCACTGGCCGACGCGAACTATCGCGCGACCGCGCTGGGCGCGCTGCGCGAGGTGCAGGACGCGCTCAACGACATCGCCGCGCAGCACGAGCGGATCGTGCGTTACGACAGCGCGGCGCGCTCGACCGAAGCAGCAGCGCGGCTATCGCTGAGCCGTTACGCACACGGCTATGTCAGTTATCTCGAGGTCATCGACGCGGACCGCGATGCATTGAATGCGCAACGCCAGTTGATCCACAGCCGCCAGGCGCTCGCGATCGCGACGGTCGGTCTGGTGCGCGCGCTGGGCGGTGGGTGGACGCCGCCCGTCAAGGCACCGCAAGACGTTGCGCGACGCGACGACCGGTTCTGA
- a CDS encoding LysR family transcriptional regulator translates to MDRLKTLEILKTVAEQGSFTKAAELHGLGVPCISRSIQCLETSLGVLLFHRTTRKVTLTRVGHDVLEQALALLEQYEHFSVCCDANASEMQGEISIEVSNLFGADRLVPALADFNRQYPLVRIRVDWADHPSAALNGATDLSIVTERTSSLTCIERRLVRIPMGLYASPRYRAACGAALTPQALERMDPHGGKTGAAGSAWSLRHRRSGAIAELRLAGAISSNCLDTLILATARGAGFAVLPEHRARPLERDGVLVRLLPDWQVGDLDASLLYHSRRNLPARIRALADHLVRAFDGTATARPAVQHDVRAVTQATDADSTVAA, encoded by the coding sequence ATGGATCGCCTGAAAACGCTCGAAATACTCAAGACGGTTGCCGAGCAAGGCAGTTTCACGAAAGCCGCCGAGCTTCACGGGCTCGGCGTTCCCTGCATCAGCCGCTCGATCCAGTGCCTCGAAACGTCGCTCGGCGTGCTGTTGTTTCACCGCACGACGCGCAAGGTGACGCTCACCCGCGTCGGTCACGACGTGCTCGAACAGGCGCTCGCGCTGCTGGAGCAATACGAGCACTTTTCCGTCTGCTGTGACGCCAATGCAAGCGAGATGCAGGGCGAGATCTCGATCGAGGTGTCGAACCTGTTCGGCGCCGACCGGCTGGTGCCGGCGCTCGCCGATTTCAACCGGCAGTATCCGCTCGTACGGATCCGGGTCGACTGGGCCGATCATCCGAGCGCGGCACTGAACGGCGCGACGGACCTGTCGATCGTCACCGAACGCACGTCGAGCCTCACGTGCATCGAGCGACGCCTCGTGCGCATCCCGATGGGCCTTTATGCGAGCCCGCGGTATCGCGCCGCGTGCGGCGCGGCGCTCACACCGCAGGCGCTCGAACGCATGGACCCGCACGGCGGCAAGACGGGCGCCGCCGGGTCGGCATGGTCGCTGCGGCACCGGCGCAGCGGCGCGATCGCCGAGCTCCGTCTTGCCGGCGCGATCAGCTCGAACTGCCTCGACACGCTGATTCTCGCGACGGCGCGCGGCGCCGGTTTCGCGGTGCTGCCCGAACATCGGGCACGGCCGCTCGAGCGCGACGGCGTACTCGTTCGCCTGCTGCCCGACTGGCAGGTCGGCGATCTCGATGCATCGCTGCTCTATCACTCGCGCCGCAACCTGCCCGCGCGCATCCGCGCGCTCGCCGACCATCTCGTACGGGCGTTCGACGGTACGGCTACCGCGCGGCCGGCCGTGCAACACGACGTGCGCGCGGTCACGCAAGCCACGGACGCCGACAGCACGGTGGCCGCATGA
- a CDS encoding response regulator transcription factor, with amino-acid sequence MASTPDMTSSGNGGAGDTAPIVYVVDDDETLRRALSALLRSAGFRVETFASSRAFLAFERPDVPSCLILDVRLADESGLAVQEEAVRAGLNVPILFMTGYGDVATTVRAMKGGALDFLTKPFDDEAMLDAVGRALERDRTRHAVRGAYASLTPREREVMSQVVAGLMNKQIAANLGLQEITVKVHRAQVMKKMQVRTLPDLVRQADALGVRPVGARD; translated from the coding sequence ATGGCGAGTACGCCGGATATGACGTCGAGCGGCAACGGCGGCGCGGGAGATACCGCGCCGATCGTCTATGTGGTCGACGACGACGAAACGTTGCGGCGCGCGTTGAGCGCGCTGTTGCGTTCGGCGGGATTTCGCGTGGAAACTTTCGCATCGTCGCGCGCGTTTCTCGCGTTCGAGCGGCCCGACGTGCCGAGCTGCCTGATCCTCGACGTGCGGCTCGCCGACGAGAGCGGGCTGGCCGTCCAGGAGGAAGCGGTACGCGCGGGCCTGAACGTGCCGATCCTGTTCATGACGGGGTACGGCGACGTCGCCACGACGGTCAGGGCGATGAAGGGCGGCGCGCTCGATTTCCTGACGAAGCCGTTCGACGACGAGGCAATGCTCGATGCCGTCGGCCGCGCGCTGGAGCGCGACCGCACGCGGCACGCGGTGCGCGGCGCCTATGCGTCGTTGACGCCGCGCGAGCGCGAAGTGATGAGCCAGGTGGTCGCGGGCCTGATGAACAAGCAGATCGCCGCGAATCTCGGCCTTCAGGAAATCACCGTGAAGGTACATCGGGCCCAGGTGATGAAGAAGATGCAAGTGCGCACGCTGCCGGATCTCGTGCGGCAAGCCGATGCGCTGGGCGTGCGGCCGGTCGGCGCGCGCGACTGA
- a CDS encoding response regulator transcription factor, giving the protein MAIVCIIDDDASIRKSLASLLKSAGHTALPFASGEEFLAADALDGVVCVLVDLKMKGMSGLDVQRRLIQRKATLPVIFMSAHGDDESVRRALAQGAVAFLRKPFPSDDMINLIDQVASGPPPA; this is encoded by the coding sequence ATGGCCATTGTTTGCATCATCGATGACGATGCGTCGATCCGTAAGAGTCTTGCCAGCCTGCTGAAATCGGCTGGCCATACTGCATTGCCGTTTGCGTCGGGCGAGGAATTCCTGGCGGCCGATGCGCTGGACGGCGTGGTTTGCGTGCTGGTCGACCTGAAGATGAAAGGGATGAGCGGGCTCGACGTCCAGCGCCGGCTGATTCAGCGCAAGGCAACGCTGCCGGTCATCTTCATGTCGGCGCACGGCGACGACGAATCGGTCCGCCGGGCGTTGGCGCAAGGCGCGGTCGCGTTCCTGCGCAAGCCGTTTCCGTCAGACGACATGATCAACCTGATCGACCAGGTCGCATCCGGCCCGCCCCCCGCGTAA
- a CDS encoding winged helix-turn-helix domain-containing protein produces the protein MYTFGRVTVSLECREVCVDGQPRYIGARAFEILELLVKAAGRLVSKDEIMAAVWPNTIVVENNIQVHISSLRKLFGGKHGWIRTESGRGYRLAPPADAAHAGRLPDVFEPVRGMRAGAAPRKCPLIGREQEAAELHALLEREAFVTLVGPGGVGKSHLALEVAAAWSAVRGIEMVRIDLAGWPGGATLESAVLDALGLPGGPTAGQADVVRTIGEQRVMLVFDNAEQHVGELADLCEAIADENAGAILVVTSREPLRVAGERVYRVGPLPVPPAGATDGEIVACGAVRMFLARARAMGTDMPSDVKTLDAIATVCRRLSGLPLALELGAARVALLGIQGLAADLDKSVLSLSGGLRTAHPRQQTLRATIEWSYRLLDDTERTVLCRLAVFPDAFPLDAACALAACDELGAARVLDCLVSLASKSLLVVHSVGLSKRYSLLGVVRAYALEKLAESGDAGRVHARCASFSGDEHVDARPPAPTPAASAQPLLAAVPWA, from the coding sequence ATGTATACGTTCGGGCGGGTGACGGTTTCCCTTGAGTGCCGCGAAGTCTGCGTCGACGGGCAGCCCCGGTATATCGGCGCCCGGGCATTCGAGATTCTCGAGCTGCTGGTGAAGGCGGCCGGCAGGCTCGTGTCGAAGGACGAGATCATGGCGGCCGTATGGCCGAATACGATCGTCGTCGAGAACAACATCCAGGTGCACATCTCGTCGCTGCGCAAGCTGTTCGGCGGCAAGCACGGCTGGATCCGGACCGAGTCGGGCCGCGGCTACCGCCTCGCGCCGCCGGCGGACGCAGCCCATGCCGGCCGCCTGCCGGACGTGTTCGAGCCGGTGCGCGGCATGCGCGCGGGTGCCGCACCGCGCAAATGTCCGCTGATCGGCCGCGAGCAGGAAGCAGCCGAGCTGCACGCGCTGCTCGAACGCGAGGCGTTCGTCACGCTGGTCGGCCCCGGTGGCGTCGGCAAGAGCCATCTCGCGCTGGAGGTCGCCGCCGCGTGGTCGGCCGTACGCGGCATCGAGATGGTCCGGATCGACCTGGCCGGCTGGCCGGGCGGCGCGACGCTGGAGTCCGCGGTGCTGGACGCGCTCGGCCTGCCGGGCGGGCCGACCGCCGGACAAGCGGACGTCGTGCGCACGATTGGCGAACAGCGCGTGATGCTGGTGTTCGACAACGCCGAGCAGCATGTCGGCGAACTGGCGGACCTGTGCGAAGCGATCGCCGACGAGAATGCCGGCGCGATCCTCGTCGTGACCAGCCGCGAACCGCTGCGGGTCGCCGGCGAGCGCGTGTATCGCGTCGGGCCGCTGCCGGTGCCGCCGGCCGGCGCGACCGACGGCGAGATCGTCGCATGCGGGGCCGTCCGCATGTTCCTGGCACGCGCACGCGCGATGGGCACCGACATGCCCTCGGACGTGAAGACGCTGGACGCTATCGCGACCGTCTGCCGCCGCCTGAGCGGCCTGCCGCTCGCGCTCGAACTCGGCGCGGCGCGCGTCGCGCTGCTCGGGATTCAGGGGCTTGCCGCCGATCTCGACAAGTCGGTGCTGTCGTTGTCCGGCGGCCTGCGGACAGCCCATCCGCGCCAGCAGACGTTGCGGGCCACCATCGAGTGGAGCTACCGGCTGCTCGACGACACGGAGCGCACCGTGCTGTGCCGCCTCGCGGTGTTTCCGGATGCGTTCCCGCTCGACGCGGCATGCGCGCTCGCCGCATGCGACGAACTGGGTGCCGCGCGGGTGCTCGACTGTCTGGTCAGTCTCGCGTCGAAATCGTTGCTGGTCGTTCATTCGGTCGGGCTGTCGAAGCGCTATTCGCTGCTCGGGGTCGTGCGCGCGTACGCGCTCGAGAAGCTGGCGGAATCGGGGGACGCGGGCCGCGTGCATGCGCGGTGTGCATCCTTCTCCGGCGACGAACACGTGGATGCGCGGCCGCCGGCGCCGACGCCCGCGGCATCCGCGCAGCCGCTGCTGGCGGCCGTGCCGTGGGCATGA